TGCCGCTGCTTCTTATCATCGTCACCGCCGCGCTGGCGGCGGCCGCGGTTGCGGCTCTGGTCGGGCTCTGGCTTGAGTTCAAAGGCAGGGGGACAGGCGAATGAGCGGGCTTTTCCTCGGCGGCGCCGGCTTTGCCGCCGCCATCCTGATGATCTTTCTCGAAATTCCGGTCGCCGTGGCGCTCGGCCTCGTCGGCATCACCGGCACGGCGCTGATCATCGGCGTTTCCGGCATGGTCGCCATGGGGGCGACGACGGTCTGGGACAGCGTCACCAACTACACGCTCACCATGCTGCCGCTGTTCGTGCTGATGGGCAACCTTGCCGCCCGCAGCGGACTGTCTTCAAGCCTCTACCGCTCGATGGCCGTTCTGATCGGCCACCGGCGCGGCGGGCTGGCGCTCGCCACCATCGGCGCGTCCGCGGGTTTCGGCATGATTTCGGGCTCCTCGCTCGCCACCACCGCCACCATGGGTCGCATTGCCTTGCCGGAAATGCGCGCGGCCGGCTACACGCCCTCGCTTTCGGCCGGATCGGTTGCCGCCGGCGGCACGCTCGGCATTCTCATTCCGCCATCGACGGTGCTGGTCATCTACGCCTTCATCGCCGAACAGTCGATCCGCTCGCTGCTGCTCGCGACCGCCGGACCGATCGTTCTTGCCGTCCTGCTCTACTGCCTGGCGATCTGGCTGCCGATCGCTTTCGGCTGGTCGAAAGCGCCGAAGCGCGACAAGGCCGGCACAGCCGAACGTCTGGCGGCGATCCGCGAACTCGTTCCGCCGACGGCAATCTTCGGCCTGATCATGGGCGGGCTTTATACGGGCATCTTCACCGCCAATGAAACCGCCGCCGTCGGCGCGGCGGTGGTGCTCGCCTACGGGCTCCTCTCCAGGCGGTTGACGGCCTCCGGCTTCTTCGCCGCCGCCACGGATACCGCGCT
This sequence is a window from Martelella sp. AD-3. Protein-coding genes within it:
- a CDS encoding TRAP transporter large permease — encoded protein: MSGLFLGGAGFAAAILMIFLEIPVAVALGLVGITGTALIIGVSGMVAMGATTVWDSVTNYTLTMLPLFVLMGNLAARSGLSSSLYRSMAVLIGHRRGGLALATIGASAGFGMISGSSLATTATMGRIALPEMRAAGYTPSLSAGSVAAGGTLGILIPPSTVLVIYAFIAEQSIRSLLLATAGPIVLAVLLYCLAIWLPIAFGWSKAPKRDKAGTAERLAAIRELVPPTAIFGLIMGGLYTGIFTANETAAVGAAVVLAYGLLSRRLTASGFFAAATDTALTCGALYLVLIAANLFNFFLALSGLPFSLTGLFSGITGEPILVILLMLAIYLVLGTLMDSLAMLLLTVPLFVPIASSAGIDLVWFGIFAVMVVEMGLITPPVGMNLFVLKTTNREISMVELWRGVTPFVLADLVRVSVIIAIPAIVTWLPSHAF